Proteins encoded together in one Argiope bruennichi chromosome 1, qqArgBrue1.1, whole genome shotgun sequence window:
- the LOC129968038 gene encoding uncharacterized protein LOC129968038 isoform X1 produces MNLYHDLIKIIGRNHKYKGYFKQIFKKKIHPNGEKRSQIRHSSSESSESEQNIDSDDDKQNVDLSDIDEELLKRVMQLRLKRQEVEQRMKEYKRKIRSISVKQNAIKRKIQKRVDAKNETYEKLNNILDSRKQMCDRLIWPLVLYPGNIHSDYISTPNSNLGEQKQLLQHEMFRIYGTVNEKLKAVNNYVRVSLLLLTTNVVTMEIQDMIDAASVFFSLVQSVSVSTDEYFESLRHTESLSSLKGDLEADKEESSTFIEDILETVAESVPLSETSLQSISQQESSSKKTSNGKEISSSTLVSEKDSEEPFDLEELKGEDYEIKEQEELRPWQEVCNDIDLLGLADKSYLQSQNINSVVSNAIPQKTGEKVPIDSSKDDVDYYRRPFTYHTSENVQKTCYTDPADTSDSESDTELNQRHNDLKNGQEPDYPTFPHGGLLLNISVLRDMEKSDPRSYPYTDFYQEIEFHEELTVAPVAIHIEPARTADMDILYNFIPTSFSGFILVNSNNIGKILKFYSRLKAAPKELEQELKLLENKVMTTKRALNFKHQDLIKERRELYGAMKSTFNHVIDLDLLQDTIENPLLHIKKAEFKTELDNMKSKLKKMKESEALAQRALDQLRFEDTQICYELLELRKEFKMLDEGYSKCQVLPRIGVIKKTEESSENM; encoded by the exons ATGAATTTATACCATgatctcattaaaattattggaagaaatcataaatataaaggttatttcaaacaaatatttaagaagaaaattcatCCAAATGGTGAAAAAAGATCACAGATTC GTCATTCAAGTAGTGAAAGCTCTGAAAGTGAACAGAACATTGATAGTGATGATGACAAACAAAATGTTGATCTTTCTGATATTGATGAAGAATTGTTGAAAAGAGTGATGCAGCTGCGACTAAAACGGCAGGAAGTTGAACAGAGAATGAAagagtataaaagaaaaattcgttcTATTTCTGTCAAACAAAATGCCATTAAAAGAAAGATACAAAAAAGAGTAGATGCTAAGAATGAAACTTATGAGAAACTAAATAACATACTA gatTCTCGGAAGCAGATGTGTGATAGATTAATTTGGCCTTTAGTGTTGTATCCAGGAAATATTCATTCTGATTATATTTCTACTCCAAATAGCAATCTGGGAGAGCAAAAGCAACTATTGCAACACGAAATGTTTAGAATATATGGGACTGTCAATGAAAAATTGAAAGCTGTTAATAACTATGTCAGAGTGTCATTACTTTTACTAACTACCAATGTAGTTACAATGGAGATTCAAGATATGATAGATGCAGCAtcagttttcttttctcttgtaCAGTCTGTTTCAGTTTCTActgatgaatattttgaaagccTCAGACACACTGAATCTTTAAGTAGCTTGAAGGGAGATTTAGAGGCAGACAAAGAAGAATCTTCCACTTTCATTGAGGATATTCTTGAAACTGTTGCAGAATCTGTACCACTTTCTGAGACAAGCCTTCAATCAATATCTCAACAAGAATCATCCAGTAAGAAAACTAGCAATGGAAAAGAGATTAGTTCTTCAACATTGGTATCTGAAAAGGATTCTGAGGAACCATTCGATTTGGAAGAGTTGAAAGGCGAggattatgaaattaaagaacAGGAAGAATTGCGGCCATGGCAAGAAGTTTGCAACGACATTGACTTGCTTGGATTGGCAGATAAAAGTTACCTGCAATCTCAAAACATTAACAGCGTAGTTTCTAATGCTATACCTCAAAAAACGGGTGAAAAAGTGCCTATAGATAGTTCCAAAGATGACGTAGACTATTACAGGCGTCCATTTACATATCATACATCAGAAAATGTGCAGAAAACTTGTTATACAGATCCTGCAGATACTTCTGATTCTGAAAGTGATACAGAACTAAATCAAAGACACAACGATCTCAAAAATGGACAAGAACCAGATTATCCTACATTTCCTCATGGTGGTCTTTTATTGAATATCTCTGTATTAAGGGACATGGAAAAATCAGATCCAAGATCTTACCCTTATACAGATTTTTACCAAGAAATTGAATTCCACGAAGAGCTAACAGTAGCTCCCGTTGCTATACATATAGAACCTGCTCGAACTGCAGACATggatattctttataattttattccaacATCCTTTTCAGgttttattcttgtaaattctaataatattggtaaaattttaaaattttacagtcgATTGAAAGCAGCACCAAAAGAATTAGAACAAGaattaaa ATTATTAGAGAATAAAGTTATGACGACAAAGCGTGCTCTTAATTTTAAGCAtcaagatttaataaaagaaaggcGTGAACTGTATGGTGCAATGAAATCTACATTCAACCACGTTATTGATTTGGATCTCCTCCAGGATACTATTGAAAATCCACTTTTGCATATTAAAAAGGCAGAATTTAAAACTGAGCTAGACAACATGAAGAGCaagttaaagaaaatgaaa GAATCTGAAGCACTTGCTCAAAGAGCTCTAGACCAACTTCGATTTGAAGACACTCAGATATGCTATGAATTACTTGAATTacgaaaggaatttaaaatgttaGATGAAGGTTATTCTAAATGCCAGGTGCTTCCT
- the LOC129968038 gene encoding uncharacterized protein LOC129968038 isoform X2: MNLYHDLIKIIGRNHKYKGYFKQIFKKKIHPNGEKRSQIRHSSSESSESEQNIDSDDDKQNVDLSDIDEELLKRVMQLRLKRQEVEQRMKEYKRKIRSISVKQNAIKRKIQKRVDAKNETYEKLNNILDSRKQMCDRLIWPLVLYPGNIHSDYISTPNSNLGEQKQLLQHEMFRIYGTVNEKLKAVNNYVRVSLLLLTTNVVTMEIQDMIDAASVFFSLVQSVSVSTDEYFESLRHTESLSSLKGDLEADKEESSTFIEDILETVAESVPLSETSLQSISQQESSSKKTSNGKEISSSTLVSEKDSEEPFDLEELKGEDYEIKEQEELRPWQEVCNDIDLLGLADKSYLQSQNINSVVSNAIPQKTGEKVPIDSSKDDVDYYRRPFTYHTSENVQKTCYTDPADTSDSESDTELNQRHNDLKNGQEPDYPTFPHGGLLLNISVLRDMEKSDPRSYPYTDFYQEIEFHEELTVAPVAIHIEPARTADMDILYNFIPTSFSGFILVNSNNIGKILKFYSRLKAAPKELEQELKLLENKVMTTKRALNFKHQDLIKERRELYGAMKSTFNHVIDLDLLQDTIENPLLHIKKAEFKTELDNMKSKLKKMKGMPFLFP; the protein is encoded by the exons ATGAATTTATACCATgatctcattaaaattattggaagaaatcataaatataaaggttatttcaaacaaatatttaagaagaaaattcatCCAAATGGTGAAAAAAGATCACAGATTC GTCATTCAAGTAGTGAAAGCTCTGAAAGTGAACAGAACATTGATAGTGATGATGACAAACAAAATGTTGATCTTTCTGATATTGATGAAGAATTGTTGAAAAGAGTGATGCAGCTGCGACTAAAACGGCAGGAAGTTGAACAGAGAATGAAagagtataaaagaaaaattcgttcTATTTCTGTCAAACAAAATGCCATTAAAAGAAAGATACAAAAAAGAGTAGATGCTAAGAATGAAACTTATGAGAAACTAAATAACATACTA gatTCTCGGAAGCAGATGTGTGATAGATTAATTTGGCCTTTAGTGTTGTATCCAGGAAATATTCATTCTGATTATATTTCTACTCCAAATAGCAATCTGGGAGAGCAAAAGCAACTATTGCAACACGAAATGTTTAGAATATATGGGACTGTCAATGAAAAATTGAAAGCTGTTAATAACTATGTCAGAGTGTCATTACTTTTACTAACTACCAATGTAGTTACAATGGAGATTCAAGATATGATAGATGCAGCAtcagttttcttttctcttgtaCAGTCTGTTTCAGTTTCTActgatgaatattttgaaagccTCAGACACACTGAATCTTTAAGTAGCTTGAAGGGAGATTTAGAGGCAGACAAAGAAGAATCTTCCACTTTCATTGAGGATATTCTTGAAACTGTTGCAGAATCTGTACCACTTTCTGAGACAAGCCTTCAATCAATATCTCAACAAGAATCATCCAGTAAGAAAACTAGCAATGGAAAAGAGATTAGTTCTTCAACATTGGTATCTGAAAAGGATTCTGAGGAACCATTCGATTTGGAAGAGTTGAAAGGCGAggattatgaaattaaagaacAGGAAGAATTGCGGCCATGGCAAGAAGTTTGCAACGACATTGACTTGCTTGGATTGGCAGATAAAAGTTACCTGCAATCTCAAAACATTAACAGCGTAGTTTCTAATGCTATACCTCAAAAAACGGGTGAAAAAGTGCCTATAGATAGTTCCAAAGATGACGTAGACTATTACAGGCGTCCATTTACATATCATACATCAGAAAATGTGCAGAAAACTTGTTATACAGATCCTGCAGATACTTCTGATTCTGAAAGTGATACAGAACTAAATCAAAGACACAACGATCTCAAAAATGGACAAGAACCAGATTATCCTACATTTCCTCATGGTGGTCTTTTATTGAATATCTCTGTATTAAGGGACATGGAAAAATCAGATCCAAGATCTTACCCTTATACAGATTTTTACCAAGAAATTGAATTCCACGAAGAGCTAACAGTAGCTCCCGTTGCTATACATATAGAACCTGCTCGAACTGCAGACATggatattctttataattttattccaacATCCTTTTCAGgttttattcttgtaaattctaataatattggtaaaattttaaaattttacagtcgATTGAAAGCAGCACCAAAAGAATTAGAACAAGaattaaa ATTATTAGAGAATAAAGTTATGACGACAAAGCGTGCTCTTAATTTTAAGCAtcaagatttaataaaagaaaggcGTGAACTGTATGGTGCAATGAAATCTACATTCAACCACGTTATTGATTTGGATCTCCTCCAGGATACTATTGAAAATCCACTTTTGCATATTAAAAAGGCAGAATTTAAAACTGAGCTAGACAACATGAAGAGCaagttaaagaaaatgaaa GGTATGCCTTTTCTCTTCCCATAA